Proteins from one Puntigrus tetrazona isolate hp1 chromosome 10, ASM1883169v1, whole genome shotgun sequence genomic window:
- the timm10b gene encoding mitochondrial import inner membrane translocase subunit Tim10 B gives MDPAGQLRNLRDFLLVYNRMTEICFQRCTSNFNYRNLTMDEERCADSCAGKLIRTNHRLMGTYVQLMPMMVQKRMQEMETKAAELAKAEAAAQGSTSSVENPSNAIATTTPVLESPQMPSLSNNPSDISALGQSLSDVPTVQTFTNESLEGPVAPSPVISTSSSVLKVDRGPVLSAVEKLNLEPSGVTTTTVPETRSEGGAGQSPQNPS, from the exons ATGGACCCCGCCGGACAGCTACGAAAT TTGCGGGACTTCCTCCTCGTTTACAATCGCATGACGGAAATCTGCTTCCAGCGATGCACAAGCAATTTCAACTACAGAAATCTTACAATGGACGAG GAGCGATGTGCTGACAGTTGTGCTGGCAAGTTAATAAGGACCAATCACAGGTTAATGGGCACATATGTGCAGCTCATGCCCATGATGGTTCAGAAACGAATGCAGGAGATGGAGACCAAAGCTGCAGAGTTGGCAAAAGCTGAAGCTGCAGCACAAGGAAGCACTTCGTCGGTAGAAAATCCATCCAATGCCATCGCAACCACAACACCAGTGCTTGAGAGCCCACAGATGCCTTCGCTTTCTAATAATCCATCAGATATCTCAGCACTTGGACAGTCATTGTCAGATGTGCCCACAGTACAGACCTTTACAAACGAGTCTTTAGAAGGACCAGTAGCACCGTCGCCGGTGATCTCCACGTCTTCTAGCGTACTTAAAGTAGATAGAGGCCCCGTTTTGAGTGCAGTAGAAAAACTCAATCTAGAGCCCAGCGGTGTTACAACCACAACAGTTCCTGAAACACGGTCTGAAGGGGGAGCAGGACAGAGCCCCCAAAATCCATCCTGA